AAATTCGGGTTGAAGtcctaataataaaagaaaatcatgattttatttatttagtccTTAAATAGTTATACTATTAGGCACTCCTCTACAAGTAACACCAGGCTCAGAGCTGGGTGCCATTAGCTCATAAGGTATAACCCCAGCACCACACCTATTCCGAAGACTAGGATCAGAGTTCCTCCGATCAATCTCTTTCTCTATCCTTCTCATTTCCGATGAGAACTCGAAGAACTTCTCGACTATTACAGGGTCCCCAGTCCACGTGGAGGGTTGAGCTCGCTCCCCAAGGTACTCCTCATCAGGAGAGTGGGTAGACAGGGTGTCAATCACAGCGATAAACTTACTCGTCTGTAAAACACTAGGGATGGCAGACAGGTAGAACCTCTGAGGGTCTGACATGAAGTTTGCATACTCGGGATCATTCTCGTCAGGGATTAAACGCCGCATTAAAACAGGCCGGTTTGGAATGTACCCTCCATAAGGGTACTGGCCGAAATTTAGAGAGGCATGTTGGGCAGACCCTAACCATACTAGTGTAGTGAGGATTCTGACGAGGTCATCTGTGTTGTTCAGTTCTGGCCACCAGCTTGCATCGCGTATATCAGCATGACCCACGTTCACAGCCTCGTAGTACCAGGCTTGAAGTTCCCTGTCATCGGCTACTAGGTTGGGGTCCTTGTAGTAATGGGTAACGTAACCTCGAATCCAATTCTCAATGGCTTCCCAAAGTAGTAAACCATCAGCTGCATATGGATAGTCCTCCAGCAAAAGTCGTATTCCTTGTGGTTGTGTGCTATCTGGTACTGCCATTCCTCTGAAAATTACCATTGTAAGAGAAAAAGAATTAGATTCTTACgccctgttctttagagttgaactgaaattaactgaactgaactcaTATCCAATATTTTAACTGGGAAATAACAGGTAAATTTATTGCATATTTTTCTACCTTCGGACAAGATCAAAAGGGAGGCCTTCCAAATCAAAGCGCCAATTCTTGTAGGCAGCCGCACTCATATCCATGCTATAGCGTCCAGGGACGAAACAAGCCTCAATAACACCATCCCCGTTAATCAAGTTTTGGCGAGCTAGAGCATTAATATGCAAAGTGTATCTCATATGTGGCTCCAACAGCTTGTAAATAGGATGCATATAACTCAACTGTCTGTGGGCTGCCAGGATGAATGGCTCCAGTGCTGCATGTGTCCTCAGCCTAAATATTCATTATAAGTCAAATTTAATCAATATAAAATCTTCAAACATATATATAGGGATTTCCAATTTCCAATTTCAATTCAAAAGTAAATGATGTTTTGATAAGTTCACATTAGTTCAGATAAGCATTTTTCAAATGAAGAAAACAAAACAGTCATTAGGAGTAAGGTCTTTCTTAAAGATTAGCGTACCAGTGATGAACGAGTTGGTGAACACCTGCATCATTGGCACAAACATGAGCCTTAGCGAGCTGCCAAATCCAGTTAGTAGTGGCATCAACCGGAGGACTCACAACCCTTTTTGACATTGAGTTAGGACCAGATGGTGGCAAACTTAGCTCAATGGCGATAGGCTTAAGGGTGCCAAGTGCGGTTAAGAAGAACACAGTTCTAGTTGCATAACATTTTCGGCCATCCAGAGCATTCAGTCGCTCCAGGAAGGGCAGGAATGTGTCATGGTAGTCCACAATGAATAGCCTGTTTGCATCCAAAGCCTGAGAAATAAAACATGACCAAGTTTTCACTTTCGTAAGCAACAGAACAGGAAAATATTAGCAAAACATGATGAAAATTAATAATACTTTATCAGTTTATCTACCTGTTGAACTGACATTCCATCTAAGTATCCGATAATATGCTCTTCTTTAAGGGCAGATTCTACCGGACCATAAGTTTCTGTGTCGAGGTTGCTTATTGGGGGAAACGACTGCATCCTCTCAATGCTAGCAGGGTTAACACCGGCTAAAAATTGTCGAGCAAATTCATCATCTCGCATCCACGCCAACTTATCCTCTGCAAATTTACCAAGCATTACATTAGAAAAATGGTATGACTATAATTAAGAATGAGCAGATACAAAAGCCTAAGTAGGTGTTGTGACTTACTAGAAATAATGACTGGAGTGTCGAATTTGAGTAAGCCTTGACTCGTGGATTGAATTTTGTGAACAACTTGTGGCAGCTTTTTAACAAGTTCGTCATGCAAACCAAGGTTAAGAAGCAAGCCCTCACTGAAAAGGCTATCAAGGTGCTTGAACCCGGTGAAATCATGCTTAGAGGAGATGTTGGTTGTTAAAGATGGTAGCAAGTTGTGAAGAACTGCTTTTAGCCTGCAGAAAGAGAATGTTCCTGCCTTTGACTCCTCGAATTGTTCGTCCCTAGGAACATATATTGGTAACGGCTTCTCCACACGGCTCTCAAAGTTGATATCTAGCCACAATTAGAGAAATCACATAAATAAATGTGACCATTAAATCAAGATAAATTTGTGTGACCATTAAATCCAGACTGAGGTAGTGGTTTTTAACTAACCAGTTTCCATAGGAGGTCTGCCAGTACGACAGCGTCTAGGATATGGAATATTTTCACCACCAAGAATAGGGCGGGCATATTCGGGTCCTTTATCAGGATTTCCCAAATCATTATATATGTCATAGTCATAAACTCTGTCTGACATTTTTCTCTCATCTTTGCCATTACCCCTTAATTCTTTCAGCTCCTTCTCCCTTAGTGCTCTCAGTCCTGCAGGTGTCTCGTGTGGTAGATAAGGCTGCACCATACCAACAATCAAATGGAATATTGTTAGTGATCTTGGGACTTACATGTCCATATGTAAAAAAAAACACTAGGCACTTTCTTTTTTCATATGGTGACAATCACATGAAATGTAATTTGCAACTCTGTTAATATCGTCTTGAAAGTTGATATCGGAAGAGAGTCTGACCACATATAAGCTTGATATGGTTCTATTCTAACACCAACTGGTGATAAGTGGAGTAGACTATCAATTTTATTTGTTCAGTGTCTCTCTATTTCTTCAATATGGGATTACTAGTCTAATACTCACATGTGAATTATACTTTTAACAAAATTTCATTGCCTTTTTGTtattgatttatgtttattctaaCACACAATACTTTCTACTAAAGGGATATGAAACACATGGATATgaaccatttaaaaaaaaaaaaaaagaactactccgtatatgaaATTTTGTGTGTTATGATGGATAAAAAAAAGTGAAAGTGACTCCATTAAGGTTGTGAAAGCAATCAAGAAGAAGCAAGTTGGCAGAGCCCCAATGGACTTTTGTGGTGGAGATACTTCCTCCGTATTTTTAAAAAAAGCACACACTTTCCTTTTTGGACATGTTAGTCCCCACTTCCAAtcttattaatatttctctttcATGTAGTCCTTACAattactcacatcatctttttactacttcgtataataaataattcatccactaccccactttcattttattttaataaattcaactgaTTCTCCTAAAATTACGTGCCGGtcaaattatatttatttttaaaatacggagggagtatctagCTTTGAGTTAGCGGCACCGTTAGAGGTTTTCTTTATTTCTCATGTGAAAAGAATCGGCAATGTTGTGGCACATTTTGCATTTGAGCAAGTGTATGTCAACTCTTTCCCATAAGGTATATTAGCCTTGGCGGACATTGATGACGTACATAAAAGTGAATTCCCCCCCTCAACGAGTGAAGCCCATTGATGTGATTTGTGAAGCTTGACATTTAGCAAAACAATTGAAAGTGGAGCTTATGATGGCTAAAGATAATTGTTGCAAAATTATTATTACAAAGCTGAAATTATTTTCACCCCCAGAAAAGGAAACAGTAGTggaaaataatattatggtgcccacaaaaaccaataataaaaaccatcaaagatGTTTCTTGAGAAAAACCAATAATAAAAACGTGCCAAAAAATGATGAAATGCATTATATTACTAGCATGAAAAGCGCCACAAAGCAAGATCATATCACATAAAGTAAAGATTTTAAAGTCTTCCAAACTTTTGAACCCTTTGTCGAATATTGCGGTTTGAGAGTGATGGTAATCTAAGTACCATCTTCAATTATTATTTCTTCGGGTTGTCAAAGTAAAAAAGTCCagtcttttatttttttaagcaaaaggaaatcaaccctaaaatacaataaaaaaatCAGCCTATACTAAAAAGTTGAAAAATGATTTTGACAAGAATgaagaaaaatcaaaggatgCAATTCAATTATATCGAGTTATCAATGCTAGTATGCTACCACTCACCCGTTACCCGTATTGTTGGTTGCATGTCACTTTTCTGTTTTCAAGAGGctattcaataataataataaaaaaaaaaaaaaaaaaataataataataataataataataataatacttcgAACGTAACATCGTATGAAAATCATTCGATTTATTTGTATAACCATATAATATGATATATGTATCGAAAAACTTGTTAATCGACCTTGTTTCTCTCATTTCTTATCATTTAGTATGCTCTATatttatttgaaattattcatggcaaaataagttcatataatttCATATTAGTTCACATAAATTCACACAAGTTCATACGTAGTACTGTGTATAAGTTCAGTTAATAGTACTTTCAcatacaaataagtttattataAAGTTATTTCATATAAGATAAGAGAAAATGAGTTTAGACAAAATAATTTGAATGGAACTAAGCAATTTTTCCATCATTCTTACACCCTTCATTTCATATTATCCGGGCAGTTTACCGACACTATTCCCATAACATATAGTACGTACTTCTATTTATCATTCATCTTAAAATTTTCACAAGAGGAGAGGGTAAATGTAAAATTACCAATAAATAATAAGGTGCACCCTTTTGGCCTTTTAAGTAGAGAAACTTGCATGGTCACGTGAGCAAGAAAATATAAAAGAGTGCATGTAGAGGTGTTACTAGGGCAAAAGTAAAAAGATAAATTACCTTATTATGGAAAAAGATCCTCTTGGCTTGAAGATCTTTGAAAGATTGAACCCAAGAGTTACAAGGAAAGTGAACAGGGCCACATGCAAAACCTTCAATAGTAATACTCTCTAagaaaaactcttgttggtgGTTGTTGGTGATTAAGATTGCTCCTGGCACACCAAAGTTGGAGTCCACCACAAATTCAGTCAAGTAATTTACTCTTTCAGCCTTCAATTTTGATTTCTTTGACCAATCTTTCAACACCGCTTCTCTACTTTTCTTTGGTCCTCTTGCCCCTAttatgccaaaataaacaccaTATGTTTAATCAATAATTCGGACGATGAACCAATTGCTTGTTGGAATTGGTTCAGTCGTGATTGggactgaacttggtagggagaactcgtaTCCGATCCCCGTGATAATAATTAggaggggactgaaacctatccacccaaaaTTCGCCCCAAATCCGTATAAGCCCTaaaggtgaaccgggtgctaacacaaaaaaaaaaaaaaaaaaaaatctgacgATGACGGACAAATAACAATGCGgagtaattataattaattacgtACAAGAACATATGATCTATGTTCGTCTAATACACGCCAAATTATTCTATTTGCATGCTTATCCCATAAAATAATAGTCAATTTGCAAAATCTACCTATAACTATAGGAtctatataaaaaattaattttatgaGTAACCTTTTATGTAAAAGTACCTGTCGTTAATAATGTTACTTAATGTAGCATAATATCGACATACGTACGTTCAATAATGTAAtgccataaaataaacaaccATTTCTTTTTACCGTCACCATATGTGATATGTGTCATATGATAATGAGGGGCGAAAAAGGACAATGATGTAGATGAAAATCCGCAAAATTAGAGGAACAAAatagaattaaaataatgcTTACTTGGATCAATATCAGTGCTAACAAGTTGAAGAACAACATTTCTGCCAATCTTATCAGAGAAATTATCAAAATGTTTAGCAAGAGCTTCCTTTAAATCTTCCTTAATcttgttcctcacagtaattaCGGCTCTAACCTTGATCTTAGCATCACCAGAATCATTATCAGGTTTATTGTTGTAACCCAGATCAGACGGTTGAGATTTCTTGATCAAGTAATAATCTTCGCTAATTGCAGCAACGGGTGTCACAGACAATAATCTTCTCCCtctgaaattatttttggaAGAAACAGGGCAATTTCTTTTGTTGCTATTGTGGaatgttttgattaattttgtgGAAGAAATTAATGAAGATTTTTCAAGAATTGATGTGCCCATTATTTGTTTTGATCCtgccatttttattttatttttggaggattttgGAGGAAGGAGGAGGTTTTATTGATGGGGGCGATGTTAGCAATGGGGGGGAGAAGTGGGAGAAGGGAGTGTTTATATTGGGAAATGGGAACGATGGTCAATGAGGAGAAAGGTCCAGTCAACACGGTTGATTTTTCCGACTGATAGTACTCCGtatgaaaaattgaaaattttaatttttggaaataaaagttggtAATTTGATGTGATCCTATTATAAGTTGTGGAAACCCCActttttattactccgtattttccatcctattgtaaatttgtaacttagactttatttttatttttttaatagaaTTGTAACTTGACTATATTAATTACCGGCTACAATTTTtaaaatatggtcaaagttcAATTACAAGGTTATAttatcaaaaaaacaaaaaaaaaatccaggGTTATATTTCGTACGAAAAATACACGGTCCAACACCAACACAAAGTCGTAGGATGTGGTTAAGATACGTCTAGGCTGtattttttgaagaaaaaaaaaagcacaATTAGGCTCAACATGACACGAATATGCTCGTTAAATTAAGTAATAATAGGCTTAGGCATGATGATCTTGCCCGACATGAGGGCACATGGCCATGGGCCATGCCTGGGCTGCATTTTTAAATTTGTGTCTTGCCTGACACGTTATAAGCGGTCTTGACTGGGTTGGGCCCGATCAGGCACATGACCCGACCTATAACCATCTTCACTTGTTTGTACTTTTTACTACTTTTACCATTTTTTTTGGAATTCCTAAACGTTCTTTCCGGAATTTCTAAATACTTTTCCCATTAGTACCTAACCAAGTTTCTAAAATGTggataaataaaattttaaacccCCTAGGATATAATTCTTTATTTCTATTTTCTTCAACATGCAAATGATATTGTTATAAAATTAGGGTGTGTTCAATTTACCTAATTTTCAGTTATATTCTCTGAACTCATCTTATTTGAATTTATATGAACTTAATTGGACTTATTAATTGAAtttacctgattttcacttattaactgaacttattttagttataaattgtagtTGGGTAGCTTTTATATTTCCTGAACTTTAGCGCATACGTCACTACATGGAACTCTATAATCGTTTGATTGTTATCCTATATCACGATTCACTCTTAAAATCTTTGATTTCCCAAAACTTTCACTTAAGCCACTTCATAAATGTTCTGCTTGTACACAAGAAGTCGAATATGGTTGATTTCAATGAGGAAATTCTCAAGATCATTCCCCGACCTTTAATATAAATCTGCCCCGGCCCGTTGACAACTGAGCATCCTAACAAACCCACATACTTGAactaagagcatctccaatggtaagctaatttgacaattagttTGTTATtccacataagatttcaagctattttattgtctagctaatttgtgctccaatggctagcaaccagcttgttaattaaatttgtcccacttgtcaattaattatttgacaaTTTTGAGAGCTAGTtatcaagcaaattagcttaaacaagctaatttgcttggccaagctaatttattatttctactctaatggtctagctattagctcgaaacttttataaatttcaagctagtccctaCCTATAACCATTGGAGGTGATCTAAACTAGACCTGTTTTtctaaaaataagtaaaaacaaGGTGAACATAGTTATCATTTTCTACTTTCTTAtagaaatatttaaaatttctcCGCCCacttttccttttgtttctttcacATATGCTCCGTAATAATAAcaatactaataaaacataaaaaataaaaactcaaaCTCAAAATCATGCTCAAATTAAAGGACGTGAAGGAAAGTGAAAAGGCATTAATGCATTATTGATTGATTTGATTCACTTGATGAGCTCCTCTTAATTTCTTGGTTCATCAACTTCTACGAAACCACTgataattctgaaaattattCATGTAGTGGAATAGTCAAATAGTGTAGTATGTACTAAAACAAATACGAAACCAGAGAAATTAAACCTAACTTAAGACTTTAACCACCCATATAATACCTCATTTTCATATAATTCCTTTTAAGATAAAAATAGCAATAATTACGTTCATCCTCCCATGAAAGTACGAAACTTCTTCATGAATTGGAATTATCAGGGTCGGTCGTCTTAAACTACAAGCATATAGGATAGAAATGTGTACAAGGCCACCCCAAATCACGATATGGTTTTTCTCTCCTAGCTAAGCTTTTGAGTAATAAACGTTTCATCCTTTTATATCATAATTCGGATGTAcatgtattattttatttttctaataagGAAATAAAAACAGGTTAGCCCCTAACATAAAACTAACCTAATTCATCATTTTAAATGATATAGGAGCTAGAACAAATAATAGTACATGAAATCCGCCGCCTGATTTACTTCTCGAAAAATAGTGGTGAAAGCTAGAATTGTACCTTATGTAGTGCCAATATATTAATTGAAGATCACTAGTCACCGTTTTACTCTTAATTAAAGCACACAGGTAAAAGGATTAGTCAACAACTCACTTTAATCTTAATTAAAAGGTAATTAAAACATGTAAGGTATGATTAATTATTGTACGTTATCGATGCTGGATatcttaataattaaaaaaaaaaaattgaaattcatTTCTTTACCCTTATCTATATCTTGCTTAAATATGTGTAATTATAAGCCATTTGTGCGACTCGAATTTGGTGTAAACTTATAGGCAATGTGATGATGCATAATTTCAAAGTTTGAGTACTTATCTATTGGCAGTAAAAATAGGTGGAGCGATTCCTTGTTGGGAACAAGGAAGCAACAAGTAAGCAAtcagaagaagagagagaaatgaaattACTGAATAAAACGTAAATAATTGTCGGGGTTTGAAAAGTCAATGCATGTGTTACATGTGTAATAATAATTGACTGTTATGAAAGTATTACACTATTTCCATAAATTGCTGTCACCGGCCACAACAACGAGAGGATGTCTCAAAACCACGAAAAACGGCCGAGTCCGTGCATCTCGCCTTTTCTTGTATGTACACAAACTAACCGGCCTCTTCGTCTAGGAATTGTTCATTATTTTCTATGTACAATCGATTGTATTATAAATATAGTATAATTATTATCTTTTTTTATGGTATATCTGGTTGTACAATGAagattatcgaaaagatattaacAGTCCTTTtactaagaaaataaaaaatcaaccgACTTTTCACCGAGAAAAAAATAACCAAGCGGCATCTTATTTCCTTTAATTATTGTCTATCAGTTTTCACAATGTTATGTGCATAATCTTAAAAGATATGGAGTACTTAAATACTACTCTGTAATACTCATAAGCTAGATTAGGtctcgtgcacgcacggatatccgaaaactattacttgatcatttataaaatatttaactgaaatatttatcccttaaaaaGCCCatgcgtaattaataaatctagAACGTACCAATTAATCATCTAATATGAAATTTTCTCCctactacgtattatatatCTTATATGTtgaacatgataatttgaccatAATATTTGATACGCTTAATGtgttaatttgaccaaaatattgaataAATATGTTTTCTGTAATTAATataccgatttgactaaaacATTGTCAAAATCGTCTAATAATATTCTATGATCTTAtacgaaatatatatttttcatacGTAGCAATTTatacaaaaggaaagaaaataaaataataaataaagtagATATCTTTTTTAGGAAAGAGTTTTTGGCGGGGAAATTTTGCACTAgaaaatgacatgtgtcattcctggtgtcttttttagtataatgtaatagattatGAAGGCAATGATAAACTCGATAGACTACTCGATGTGTCTCATTTCCACCCTCTAGTCCTCTTTTACCTAGTTTTTTTGTcacttttaatatgttttcaCTAAGTTTAATTATATTATAAACAAAAGTTGATAattaacattttaaagggttaagtGATTAATTGTATACACTATTACTGATATTGAAGAaatgatttttataaaaatgaaaaaattatcattaaaaaatagataattttaacatatactacgtataaGTGTAACTTTTATGCATTTTGAGTTAAATTTTACTCTGTTGTAcattaaatattgtacaccacttaTAAATAAGATTTTATGTTCACCTAATATTAAAGGCAGGGTAGTTGAATTGACATTGGATTTAACATATATACAAGATTACGGCCTATAAATAAAGTAACAATACCGGCCACTACTCTCTCCGTTCTTGAATGTAAGTCCTTTTTCTATATTgagttgttttattttattagtcAATTTTGGAATCTTTCTTATTTATCCAGCATTTATCCCTATTATATCTTCATATAAGTACTCTATCCAAGTAGCCAACTTGTTTACTCTCGGGTAAACCTTTTATCCCCATTAAACCCCttaattatttctctctcctatccACATGGGTTAGATTCATGTGACTAGGGGCGGACCTACATAGCTTGGACCccattatttttgtaaaaaaactGTAAAATTGATATTGAGGGTAATTAATTACACTTGAAATAGTTAAGTTATGTATAATTAACTTACATTAATGACAATGAAATGTACTTCTAGCATAATGGTTGCTTAAGTACTATGTTACCCAAGTGACCAAGCTTCATCCTTTTAAGCGAAGTTAAAGAggattattttcatttttttgtgtGTCTTTTACTTGTTCCCTTCGTTGATCATCTAAATtctttatgttattttttttttcttcatcgCTTTTTTTTTCTATAATGGTTCATGATTTTTCTtttacaaaaacacaaaaaaatagtaatgttattttttcttcaaaaatatTTTGTGTTTTCATAAGATATGCTTCTAGTGGTAATTATTGTAATAAAGTAAATAAGAGTTTTTCATTTTCAATTGAAATTGCCCAAGTCATTGTTTGTAATTTTGACTAGGTGTTGAGTTTTATTGCtatgaaaatccaaaattaaagttcataaatcctccacatattttattatagCGTTTTGAATATTTCGAGTACTTACCTCTCACCTTTAACCCTCTATAAAGAGCAAATATGATCAATTAAAAAGCAAATCATAAATTTTTTTGGACCCCCACACtgcaagaaattgtactattaacgacgggaaatcccgtcgctaaaggtcaataattgttgattaacgacgggattttccgtcgcgaacgcgtcataaaagggggtcgtcgttaatggaaaatctcgtcgttaacccgCCGTAAatgacatttgcgacggttgttcccgtctttgttgggttgttatccccgtcgcaaaagccctttTACGACATGATTTTTACCCATCGTTATTAGGTTGTTacaaaagatacaaatttttgtagtgccATTTATAAATTTCTGGGTCCGCCCTACATATGTAACAAATCTACTTATTATAATGATTTGTCTTAGATTCCAAAATGTATTAACATTCTATGGAGAGACTAGAGTACATGCATTGAGGTTTAGTAGCTCTTATATTGTTATACACCAAAAACTATAAGGGCTGAGTTTGCATTAAAAAATTTACTAAACAAGGGCAAAGTCGTTGAATTTCGAAGTAAGTAAATTAGacaaaattaaccaaaaagagTTTAATTTCCTTGAAAGTTCTAATCCTATTTAAGGAGCATATATATAttgatacatttttttttttttttttttggtgagaaGGGCCAAAGGTGTAAGGGTGATAATTAGTGTAGACGTGATTCAATCTCAGGTTTTAAATATTATCCATTTATCCCTTCAATACTTTATCAACTAAGCTTAGTTGATACTTCGTATATACTAGTATAGAAATAATCATCGTTATCATCATTGTGTAGAGGAGACTTTTCCCATAAATGAGTAGTAGCATGATTcaccttttttttcttctaatttgAGCATCATCAGACTTGCTAAAATAATTACTCCGTTAATTATCTATTTATCCGTActattttgaaatatataaAAAGGAAATCACATGAATATGATATGGCTATTAATCCGATTGAATATggatttaattagttaatattTGTGGTTAAACTATTGTGGCTTGTATTATTAAATGACGATGGCACATGCCCATACATCTTTTGACTCCAGCAACTATGAAGAATACTTTGATAAGAAGTCGTAAAACCAAAATGagattcaattaattaattaaccacGAGTCCAATAATACCAAATTAAATCCACCATCTATACTAATCCGCAGTATTATTAAAAATGGTTTCTAAAAACGTACTTCCTTCGTTCTATATTGATATTTCAGTTTTACTTTTTACATTTATTAATGCACATTTTATAGTTTACACTAtcaatttttttcttcttctaattATACATTCgtaaaatttttaaaaattgaTATTAAATTGTTACGGTACTAATTGATATAAATCAAACAAGACCCGGcattaatatgtttttttttatttgttagaAAGAACTTtaaaatattctttttattgtgaATAAAGTCAAATTTTAAATGGAAACATCATTACAGAACATAGGGAGTATGATGCACAGATTATAACAAAAAGTTCTTATATCAGGATTCAAACATGAGACCAACATGTAAAGTTGACGGTTTACTACTCTGTATCGGATAGACCACCATTAAGTTATGTTCTTTACTGGATATGAATCCTTGGAACATCTAAATGTATACATGGTATTATATGATATTTAAAATAGTGACATGGATGCCGCCCGAGCTAAACACAAGTTTAAAATAAACCGACTAAGGAACATATTGATACTTGATAATATTTATTGATT
This sequence is a window from Spinacia oleracea cultivar Varoflay chromosome 1, BTI_SOV_V1, whole genome shotgun sequence. Protein-coding genes within it:
- the LOC110803976 gene encoding linoleate 13S-lipoxygenase 3-1, chloroplastic produces the protein MAGSKQIMGTSILEKSSLISSTKLIKTFHNSNKRNCPVSSKNNFRGRRLLSVTPVAAISEDYYLIKKSQPSDLGYNNKPDNDSGDAKIKVRAVITVRNKIKEDLKEALAKHFDNFSDKIGRNVVLQLVSTDIDPRARGPKKSREAVLKDWSKKSKLKAERVNYLTEFVVDSNFGVPGAILITNNHQQEFFLESITIEGFACGPVHFPCNSWVQSFKDLQAKRIFFHNKPYLPHETPAGLRALREKELKELRGNGKDERKMSDRVYDYDIYNDLGNPDKGPEYARPILGGENIPYPRRCRTGRPPMETDINFESRVEKPLPIYVPRDEQFEESKAGTFSFCRLKAVLHNLLPSLTTNISSKHDFTGFKHLDSLFSEGLLLNLGLHDELVKKLPQVVHKIQSTSQGLLKFDTPVIISKDKLAWMRDDEFARQFLAGVNPASIERMQSFPPISNLDTETYGPVESALKEEHIIGYLDGMSVQQALDANRLFIVDYHDTFLPFLERLNALDGRKCYATRTVFFLTALGTLKPIAIELSLPPSGPNSMSKRVVSPPVDATTNWIWQLAKAHVCANDAGVHQLVHHWLRTHAALEPFILAAHRQLSYMHPIYKLLEPHMRYTLHINALARQNLINGDGVIEACFVPGRYSMDMSAAAYKNWRFDLEGLPFDLVRRGMAVPDSTQPQGIRLLLEDYPYAADGLLLWEAIENWIRGYVTHYYKDPNLVADDRELQAWYYEAVNVGHADIRDASWWPELNNTDDLVRILTTLVWLGSAQHASLNFGQYPYGGYIPNRPVLMRRLIPDENDPEYANFMSDPQRFYLSAIPSVLQTSKFIAVIDTLSTHSPDEEYLGERAQPSTWTGDPVIVEKFFEFSSEMRRIEKEIDRRNSDPSLRNRCGAGVIPYELMAPSSEPGVTCRGVPNSITI